Proteins from a single region of Streptomyces sp. HUAS 15-9:
- a CDS encoding tetratricopeptide repeat protein: protein MNYYELGSHRRRVTTASPEAQTWFDRGLVWTYAFNHEEAVRCFERAAEADPDCAMAHWGVAYALGPNYNKPWEFFDEHDLARTVERTHAAVERAHATAASATPVERALIEALRARYPRAEAEDLEGLSVWSAAYAESMRAVHRLAPDDLDVATLYADALMNLTPWQLWDIRTGLPAAEARTPEAKDVLERAMATEAGTSHPGLLHMYIHLMEMSPTPEAALPVADRLRGLVPDAGHLQHMPSHLEVLCGDYRRVVSDNAAAIAADEKFHAREGALNFYTLYRCHNYHFRIYGAMFLGRLQDALETADRLEAAVPEELLRVESPPMADWLEGFLAMRVHVLIRFGRWDDVLRLPMPADPRLYCVSTAMLHYARGVALSATGRITEAEAERALFREAVSRVPGSRMLFNNTCADILAIASEMLDGELDYRKGDFDAAFAALRRSIELDDNLPYDEPWGWMQPTRHAYGALLLERGLIAEAEAVYRADLGLDDTLPRPQQHPNNVWSLHGYHECLQRLGRTGEAQIVAQQLKFAAATADVPITASCFCRLAAGPHDASGDGCCTPRT, encoded by the coding sequence GTGAACTACTACGAGCTGGGCAGCCACCGCCGACGTGTGACGACAGCGTCCCCCGAGGCCCAGACCTGGTTCGACCGTGGACTGGTGTGGACGTACGCCTTCAACCACGAGGAGGCCGTCCGCTGCTTCGAACGCGCCGCCGAGGCCGATCCCGACTGCGCCATGGCCCACTGGGGCGTCGCCTACGCCCTGGGCCCCAACTACAACAAACCCTGGGAGTTCTTCGACGAGCACGACCTGGCGCGGACCGTCGAACGCACCCACGCCGCCGTGGAGCGAGCGCACGCCACGGCGGCGTCCGCCACCCCGGTGGAGCGTGCCCTGATCGAGGCGCTGCGCGCCCGCTACCCGCGGGCGGAGGCCGAGGACCTCGAGGGTCTGTCGGTGTGGAGCGCGGCCTACGCCGAGAGCATGCGGGCCGTCCACCGGCTGGCGCCCGACGACCTCGACGTGGCGACCCTGTACGCGGACGCCTTGATGAACCTCACCCCCTGGCAGCTGTGGGACATCCGCACCGGCCTCCCGGCCGCCGAGGCACGCACGCCGGAGGCCAAGGACGTGCTCGAGCGGGCGATGGCGACGGAGGCGGGCACCTCGCACCCCGGCCTGCTGCACATGTACATCCACCTGATGGAGATGTCCCCGACGCCCGAGGCGGCCCTGCCGGTCGCCGATCGGCTGCGGGGCCTGGTGCCCGACGCCGGACATCTGCAGCACATGCCGTCCCATCTGGAAGTGCTGTGCGGCGACTACCGGAGGGTGGTTTCCGACAACGCCGCGGCGATCGCCGCCGACGAGAAGTTCCACGCGCGCGAGGGCGCCTTGAACTTCTACACCCTGTATCGATGCCACAACTACCACTTCCGGATCTACGGCGCGATGTTCCTGGGCCGCCTCCAGGACGCGCTCGAGACGGCGGATCGGCTCGAGGCCGCCGTGCCGGAGGAGCTGCTGCGCGTGGAGAGCCCGCCCATGGCCGACTGGCTGGAGGGGTTCCTCGCGATGCGGGTGCACGTGCTGATCCGCTTCGGCCGATGGGACGACGTACTGCGCCTGCCCATGCCCGCCGACCCGCGGCTGTACTGCGTCAGCACCGCGATGCTGCATTACGCGCGCGGCGTCGCCCTCTCCGCCACCGGCCGGATCACCGAGGCCGAGGCGGAGCGTGCGCTCTTCCGGGAGGCGGTGAGCCGGGTCCCGGGGTCACGCATGCTGTTCAACAACACGTGCGCGGACATCCTGGCCATCGCCTCGGAGATGCTCGACGGCGAACTGGACTACCGCAAGGGTGACTTCGACGCCGCCTTCGCCGCGCTGCGCCGCTCGATCGAGCTGGACGACAACCTTCCCTACGACGAACCGTGGGGTTGGATGCAGCCGACCCGGCACGCCTACGGCGCGCTGTTGCTGGAGCGGGGCCTGATCGCGGAGGCCGAGGCGGTCTACCGCGCCGACCTGGGCCTGGACGACACGCTTCCCCGGCCGCAGCAACACCCCAACAACGTCTGGTCGTTGCACGGGTACCACGAATGCCTCCAGCGGCTCGGCAGGACCGGTGAGGCACAGATCGTGGCCCAGCAGCTGAAGTTCGCGGCCGCGACGGCGGACGTACCGATCACGGCGTCCTGCTTCTGCCGTCTGGCCGCGGGGCCGCACGACGCCTCGGGCGACGGCTGCTGCACACCACGGACGTGA
- a CDS encoding DUF3883 domain-containing protein has protein sequence MGNRETEQAAITHVMALERAAGRDPKDVRTSGLPYDVESPPRMIEVKAFSRSARSEALPLEQRQLTAAKADPERYYLYVVDNLAGRDGAEVAVRVVHGKALLAMIERSKPQITYWPTFKAAEYDEAERLH, from the coding sequence GTGGGCAACAGGGAGACGGAACAGGCTGCCATCACGCATGTGATGGCCTTGGAGCGGGCCGCCGGACGTGATCCGAAGGACGTCCGTACCTCGGGCCTCCCGTACGACGTCGAGAGTCCGCCGCGGATGATCGAGGTGAAGGCCTTCAGCCGCTCGGCGCGCAGCGAGGCACTGCCGCTGGAGCAGCGGCAGCTGACAGCCGCGAAGGCCGACCCCGAGCGCTATTACCTTTACGTGGTCGACAACCTCGCTGGCCGCGACGGCGCGGAGGTCGCGGTGCGCGTCGTGCACGGGAAGGCGCTGCTGGCGATGATCGAGCGGTCCAAGCCGCAGATCACGTACTGGCCCACGTTCAAGGCGGCCGAGTACGACGAGGCCGAGCGGCTGCACTGA
- a CDS encoding S1 family peptidase, producing the protein MRRTRIAHVGVAVLLMLGGLAAAGTFPASASGSEAGPAEPAAPAVPASGGVLSAVQRAFGLSRDQAETRLAAERTATALDPKARRAAGAAYAGSWFDDSHGRLTVALTPDASAATRRTIRAAGAGIRTVEHSLRQLNAAKARIDRLSAPDAVSSWHVDPAANTVVVDIVRDRRADNDVQRFVSRAREAGPVTVETVSAAPQTFAAGTVGGDPYYTGNVRCSIGFSVYGGFVTAGHCGRPGAGVSGWDGSYIGTFRGSSFPGDDYAWVSVGSGWWTVPVVLGWGTVPDQLVRGSAVAPVGSSICRSGSTSHWHCGTVLATNETVNYSQGTVYQLTKTSVCAEPGDSGGSFISGDQAQGVTSGGWGNCTGGGETWFQPVNEILNRYGLTLHTY; encoded by the coding sequence ATGAGACGCACGAGAATCGCGCACGTCGGCGTGGCTGTTCTGCTGATGCTCGGTGGCCTGGCCGCGGCAGGTACGTTCCCCGCCTCGGCGAGCGGCTCCGAGGCAGGTCCCGCCGAGCCCGCAGCGCCCGCCGTACCCGCTTCCGGCGGCGTGCTGTCCGCCGTGCAGCGTGCTTTCGGCCTGTCCCGGGACCAGGCCGAGACTCGGCTCGCGGCCGAGCGGACCGCCACGGCGCTCGATCCGAAGGCACGCCGCGCGGCCGGGGCTGCCTATGCGGGCTCCTGGTTCGACGACTCACACGGTCGTTTGACGGTGGCGCTCACCCCGGACGCGTCGGCCGCCACCCGTCGCACGATCCGAGCCGCCGGGGCCGGTATCCGCACGGTCGAGCACAGCCTGCGGCAGCTGAACGCGGCGAAGGCGCGCATCGACCGGCTGTCCGCCCCTGACGCGGTGAGCAGTTGGCACGTCGATCCGGCGGCCAACACCGTCGTCGTCGACATCGTCCGCGACCGCCGTGCTGACAACGATGTCCAGCGCTTCGTGTCCCGGGCTCGCGAGGCGGGCCCCGTGACCGTCGAGACCGTCTCGGCGGCGCCGCAGACCTTCGCCGCGGGCACGGTCGGCGGCGATCCCTACTACACGGGCAACGTCCGCTGTTCCATCGGGTTCTCGGTGTACGGCGGCTTCGTCACGGCCGGTCACTGCGGCCGGCCGGGCGCCGGGGTCAGCGGCTGGGACGGCTCGTACATCGGCACCTTCCGGGGCTCCTCGTTCCCGGGCGACGACTACGCCTGGGTCAGCGTGGGCAGCGGGTGGTGGACGGTGCCGGTCGTGCTGGGCTGGGGCACCGTGCCCGACCAGCTCGTGCGCGGCTCGGCCGTAGCCCCCGTCGGCTCCTCGATCTGCCGTTCGGGATCGACGTCGCACTGGCACTGCGGGACGGTGCTGGCCACCAACGAGACCGTCAACTACAGCCAGGGCACGGTGTATCAGCTGACCAAGACGAGCGTCTGCGCCGAACCCGGCGACTCCGGAGGGTCGTTCATCAGCGGAGACCAGGCGCAGGGCGTCACCTCCGGCGGCTGGGGCAACTGCACCGGCGGCGGTGAGACCTGGTTCCAGCCGGTCAACGAGATCCTCAACCGCTACGGGCTGACCCTGCACACATACTGA
- a CDS encoding AbfB domain-containing protein: MPRLLSPRASSTPGPRRAWRQLPAAVAVLTLTVTALLASGAHPSRAAEAAWTPRPAPMSTPWTDQVSVDHPLPDYPRPQLTRPDWADLNGIWDFAVTSRDAAQPSTFAERIRVPFVPESALSGIQRKITANDKLWYKRSFTVPSGWRGRRVQLNFGASDGETTVWINGRQAGAVHRGGYDSFSYDITPLLNDGTNTVVVSVYDPTETGGQAIGKQRVQDVTPHPGHSIVYTASSGIWQTVWLEPTAAAHITRLDMVPHLEDGTLHVTVCGAAAQGAPVKVTVSSGGTPVGSATGTVGTEFSVPVPNTHLWTPDDPFLYDITAQLTGSPGADRVGGYTGMRSIAVKEANGVRRPVLNGRFVFQTGTLDQGYWPDGIYTAPTDDALRFDLQKHKDLGFNMVRKHIKVEPQRWFYWADRLGLLVWQDMPSMDSARTPDGAARTQWESEYRAVIDQHRSSAALIQWVDQNEGWGQYDQTRIADMVKAYDPSRLVDNMSGVNCCAAQDGGNGDVIDNHNYVGPGNTPTESVRASVLGEYGGLGYRVPGHEWYPGGGFSYEDQPSPAALDDRLVGLLDGIRENSMPAGGLSASVYTQITDVENEANGLMTYDRQVVKVDEARVRAANQALIAASRTLGPTVKLPLERYVSIRVTTPGYTDRYIRHYDGLGYTEVVTGASGALLKQDATWKVKPGLANKLCYSFESRNYPGEYLRHRDFRVRREAGDDSALYKADATWCPVQGSEGIRLSASNYPGQYLRHMNAELWLAQRGGSHAWDDPGTFTEDTTWAVQGPWAP, from the coding sequence ATGCCGAGACTCCTGTCCCCCCGAGCGTCCTCGACCCCCGGGCCGCGCCGGGCCTGGAGACAACTGCCGGCCGCCGTCGCGGTGTTGACGCTGACCGTCACCGCCCTGCTGGCCTCCGGCGCTCACCCCTCCCGTGCCGCCGAGGCCGCCTGGACCCCCAGACCCGCGCCGATGTCCACCCCATGGACGGACCAGGTCTCCGTGGACCACCCCCTGCCGGACTATCCGCGCCCGCAGCTCACCCGCCCCGACTGGGCCGATCTGAACGGCATTTGGGACTTCGCCGTCACCTCCCGTGACGCCGCTCAGCCTTCGACGTTCGCCGAGCGGATCCGGGTGCCGTTCGTGCCGGAGTCCGCGCTCTCCGGCATCCAGCGCAAGATCACCGCGAATGACAAGCTCTGGTACAAGCGTTCCTTCACCGTGCCCTCCGGCTGGCGCGGGCGTCGCGTCCAGCTCAACTTCGGCGCCTCCGACGGGGAGACGACCGTCTGGATCAACGGCCGGCAGGCGGGCGCCGTACACCGCGGCGGCTACGACTCCTTCTCGTACGACATCACGCCCCTGCTGAACGACGGCACCAACACCGTCGTCGTGTCCGTGTACGACCCGACGGAGACCGGCGGCCAGGCCATCGGCAAGCAGCGCGTCCAGGACGTCACCCCGCACCCCGGCCACAGCATCGTCTACACCGCCTCGTCGGGCATCTGGCAGACCGTCTGGCTGGAACCGACCGCCGCGGCGCACATCACCCGGCTCGACATGGTCCCGCATCTGGAGGACGGCACACTGCACGTGACGGTGTGCGGCGCCGCGGCCCAGGGCGCGCCCGTCAAGGTCACGGTCTCCAGCGGGGGCACCCCCGTCGGCAGCGCCACGGGCACGGTCGGCACCGAATTCTCCGTGCCCGTCCCGAACACCCACCTGTGGACGCCCGACGACCCCTTCCTCTACGACATCACCGCCCAGCTCACCGGGAGCCCCGGCGCCGACCGGGTCGGCGGTTACACCGGCATGCGCTCGATCGCGGTGAAGGAGGCGAACGGGGTGCGCCGGCCCGTACTCAACGGCCGGTTCGTCTTCCAGACGGGCACCCTGGACCAGGGCTACTGGCCCGACGGCATCTACACCGCGCCCACCGACGACGCCCTCAGGTTCGACCTCCAGAAGCACAAGGACCTCGGCTTCAACATGGTGCGCAAACACATCAAGGTGGAGCCGCAGCGCTGGTTCTACTGGGCGGACCGGCTCGGGCTGCTGGTGTGGCAGGACATGCCGTCCATGGACAGCGCCAGGACGCCGGACGGCGCGGCCCGCACCCAGTGGGAGAGCGAGTACCGGGCCGTCATCGACCAGCACCGCAGCTCGGCCGCGCTGATCCAGTGGGTCGACCAGAACGAGGGCTGGGGCCAGTACGACCAGACGCGCATCGCGGACATGGTCAAGGCGTACGACCCCTCGCGCCTCGTCGACAACATGAGCGGGGTCAACTGCTGTGCCGCCCAGGACGGAGGCAACGGCGACGTGATCGACAACCACAACTATGTCGGCCCCGGAAACACCCCGACGGAGTCGGTACGTGCCTCGGTGCTGGGTGAGTACGGCGGCCTCGGCTACCGGGTCCCCGGCCACGAGTGGTACCCGGGTGGCGGCTTCAGCTACGAGGACCAGCCCAGCCCGGCCGCTCTCGACGACCGGCTCGTCGGCCTGCTGGACGGCATCCGGGAGAACTCCATGCCCGCGGGCGGTCTGTCGGCCTCCGTCTACACACAGATCACCGATGTGGAGAACGAGGCGAACGGGCTGATGACCTACGACCGCCAGGTCGTCAAGGTCGACGAGGCCCGCGTCCGAGCGGCCAACCAGGCGCTGATCGCCGCGTCCCGTACGCTCGGGCCGACGGTGAAGCTGCCGCTGGAGAGGTATGTGTCGATCCGAGTCACCACACCCGGCTACACCGACCGCTACATCCGTCACTACGACGGGCTCGGCTACACCGAGGTGGTGACCGGGGCAAGCGGCGCCCTGCTGAAGCAGGACGCCACCTGGAAGGTGAAGCCGGGCCTCGCCAACAAGCTGTGCTATTCCTTCGAGTCCCGCAATTACCCGGGTGAATACCTGCGCCACCGCGACTTCCGTGTCCGGCGCGAGGCGGGCGACGACTCGGCGCTCTACAAGGCCGACGCGACATGGTGCCCCGTCCAGGGCAGCGAAGGCATCCGGCTCTCGGCTTCCAACTACCCGGGCCAGTATCTGCGGCACATGAACGCCGAGCTGTGGCTGGCACAGCGGGGCGGCTCGCACGCCTGGGACGACCCGGGCACCTTCACCGAGGACACCACCTGGGCCGTCCAGGGCCCCTGGGCACCCTGA
- a CDS encoding DUF6131 family protein produces the protein MLILGLVLLVVGFVTGISILWTIGIILVVLGAIFWILGSMGHAVAGRRHYW, from the coding sequence ATGCTTATCCTCGGTCTTGTCCTGCTCGTTGTCGGCTTCGTCACCGGAATCTCGATTCTGTGGACCATCGGAATCATTCTCGTGGTGCTCGGCGCCATTTTCTGGATCCTGGGCTCCATGGGCCACGCGGTGGCCGGTCGACGCCATTACTGGTAG
- a CDS encoding TetR/AcrR family transcriptional regulator: protein MPKAALTTPTRQRIITAVLQIIGDGGVAAVTNRRIAREAGVSLGSVTYHFETQHDLLRESLLYFVREEARHFTELADQCQTENLDIDDAASLAGQVACGTALDTAHLAPFELYIHAGRDERLRAAASEAFRAYDRLAAQILTALGVPDAERLAATTVAVVMGLQLRRLATGSPADDLVDALLLVARGATDESAGQGLVTQS, encoded by the coding sequence ATGCCCAAGGCCGCCCTCACCACCCCGACACGTCAGCGCATCATCACCGCCGTCCTGCAGATCATCGGCGACGGCGGAGTCGCGGCGGTCACCAACAGAAGGATCGCCAGGGAGGCCGGTGTCTCGCTCGGCTCCGTCACCTACCACTTCGAGACGCAGCACGACCTGCTGCGCGAGAGCCTGCTGTACTTCGTGCGCGAGGAGGCCCGGCACTTCACGGAGCTGGCCGACCAGTGCCAGACCGAGAACCTCGACATAGACGACGCGGCGTCCCTGGCCGGCCAGGTGGCCTGCGGTACGGCCCTGGACACCGCGCATCTCGCACCCTTCGAGCTGTACATCCACGCCGGGCGCGACGAGCGGCTGCGCGCGGCGGCGTCGGAGGCGTTCCGGGCCTACGACCGGCTCGCCGCCCAGATCCTCACCGCCCTGGGCGTCCCGGACGCGGAGCGCCTGGCGGCCACCACCGTCGCCGTGGTGATGGGCCTGCAGCTCCGCCGCCTGGCCACCGGCAGCCCGGCGGACGATCTCGTCGACGCCCTTCTGCTGGTGGCGCGGGGAGCCACCGACGAGTCGGCCGGCCAAGGGCTCGTCACACAGAGCTGA
- a CDS encoding SDR family NAD(P)-dependent oxidoreductase, translating into MHIAGTTVLLTGVTGGIGGALAAELAARGADLVLTGRRREALDPLAERFGARTILADLADPDDVQRLAEEAAGTQILIANAALPSSGDVLDYTPEQIDRSIAVNLRAPAMLARLLAEDMVTAGRGHICFVGSLSGMAATKSSSMYTATKFGLRGFSLSFRQDLHGTGVGVSIVQPGFVRELGMFANTGSSTPGGVRTVAPERVVKGVMRAIERDVAEINVAPLELKFLTKIASQFPGFAERIQRLAAPDQTMKKIVEAQRTSR; encoded by the coding sequence GTGCACATCGCTGGGACAACCGTTCTGCTGACCGGAGTCACGGGCGGCATCGGCGGGGCACTGGCCGCCGAGCTGGCGGCCCGGGGCGCGGATCTCGTTCTCACCGGCCGCCGCCGTGAGGCGCTGGACCCGCTGGCCGAGCGCTTCGGTGCCCGGACGATCCTCGCCGACCTCGCCGATCCGGACGACGTGCAACGCCTCGCCGAGGAGGCGGCCGGCACGCAGATCCTCATCGCCAACGCGGCCCTGCCCTCCAGCGGCGATGTACTGGACTACACGCCGGAGCAGATCGACCGGTCGATCGCCGTCAACCTGCGCGCGCCCGCGATGCTCGCGCGCCTGCTCGCCGAGGACATGGTGACGGCGGGCCGTGGGCACATCTGCTTCGTCGGATCGTTGTCAGGAATGGCGGCCACCAAGTCGTCGTCGATGTACACCGCGACGAAGTTCGGGCTGCGCGGCTTCTCCCTGTCCTTCCGCCAGGATCTGCACGGCACGGGCGTGGGTGTCTCGATCGTCCAGCCCGGCTTCGTACGCGAGCTGGGCATGTTCGCGAACACGGGCTCCTCGACGCCGGGCGGCGTACGCACCGTTGCGCCGGAGCGGGTCGTCAAGGGCGTGATGCGCGCGATCGAGCGTGACGTCGCCGAGATCAACGTCGCCCCGCTGGAACTGAAGTTCCTCACGAAGATCGCTTCGCAGTTCCCGGGTTTCGCGGAGCGGATACAGCGTCTGGCGGCACCGGACCAGACGATGAAGAAGATCGTGGAGGCCCAACGGACCAGCCGCTGA
- a CDS encoding cold-shock protein codes for MVTATVREWHDEEGWGVLDSPETPGGCWGHFSDIQVTGFHTLSPGQQVDLTWEAPGFEQDGYDYRAVSIVPRST; via the coding sequence ATGGTGACTGCGACCGTACGCGAGTGGCACGACGAGGAAGGGTGGGGTGTGCTCGACTCCCCCGAGACTCCCGGCGGTTGCTGGGGCCACTTCTCCGACATCCAGGTGACCGGGTTCCATACGCTGTCGCCCGGCCAACAGGTCGACCTCACATGGGAAGCCCCCGGCTTCGAACAGGACGGGTACGACTACCGCGCGGTGAGCATCGTGCCTCGGTCCACCTGA
- the argG gene encoding argininosuccinate synthase — MSKVLTSLPVGERVGIAFSGGLDTSVAVAWMRDKGAVPCTYTADIGQYDEPDIASVPGRAKTYGAEIARLVDCRAALVEEGLAALTCGAFHIRTGGRAYFNTTPLGRAVTGTLLVRAMLEDDVQIWGDGSTFKGNDIERFYRYGLLANPHLRIYKPWLDAAFVTELGGRKEMSEWLLAHGLPYRDSTEKAYSTDANIWGATHEAKTLEHLDNGVETVEPIMGVRFWDPAVEILPEDVTIGFEQGRPVTINGKEFGSPVDLVMEANAIGGRHGLGMSDQIENRIIEAKSRGIYEAPGMALLHAAYERLVNAIHNEDTLAQYHSEGRRLGRLMYEGRWLDPQALMIRESLQRWVGAAVTGEVTLRLRRGEDYSILDTTGPAFSYHPDKLSMERTEDSAFGPVDRIGQLTMRNLDIADSRAKLEQYAGLGLIGTAGPAIGAAQAAATGLIGSMPEGGAEAIASRGEADDDELLDRAAMESGTD, encoded by the coding sequence ATGTCCAAGGTCCTCACCTCCCTTCCCGTCGGCGAGCGCGTCGGCATCGCCTTCTCGGGCGGCCTCGACACCTCGGTCGCCGTCGCATGGATGCGCGACAAGGGCGCCGTCCCGTGCACCTACACCGCCGACATCGGCCAGTACGACGAGCCCGACATCGCCTCGGTGCCCGGCCGCGCGAAGACCTACGGCGCCGAGATCGCACGCCTGGTCGACTGCCGCGCCGCACTGGTCGAGGAGGGCCTGGCCGCGCTCACCTGCGGGGCGTTCCACATCCGCACGGGCGGGCGCGCCTACTTCAACACCACCCCGCTCGGCCGTGCCGTCACGGGCACGCTCCTGGTCCGGGCGATGCTCGAGGACGACGTACAGATCTGGGGCGACGGGTCGACCTTCAAGGGCAACGACATCGAGCGGTTCTACCGTTACGGCCTGCTCGCCAACCCGCACCTGCGGATCTACAAGCCCTGGCTGGACGCGGCCTTCGTGACCGAACTGGGCGGCCGCAAGGAGATGTCGGAGTGGCTGCTCGCCCACGGGCTGCCCTACCGCGACAGCACCGAGAAGGCGTACTCCACCGACGCCAACATCTGGGGCGCCACGCACGAGGCCAAGACCCTGGAGCACCTGGACAACGGCGTGGAGACCGTGGAGCCGATCATGGGCGTACGGTTCTGGGACCCCGCGGTCGAGATCCTCCCCGAGGACGTGACGATCGGCTTCGAGCAGGGCCGCCCGGTGACGATCAACGGCAAGGAGTTCGGCTCCCCCGTCGACCTGGTGATGGAGGCGAACGCCATCGGCGGCCGCCACGGCCTGGGCATGTCGGACCAGATCGAGAACCGGATCATCGAGGCCAAGAGCCGCGGCATCTACGAGGCGCCCGGCATGGCCCTGCTGCACGCCGCGTACGAGCGCCTGGTCAACGCGATCCACAACGAGGACACCCTCGCCCAGTACCACAGCGAGGGGCGGCGCCTCGGCCGGCTGATGTACGAGGGCCGCTGGCTGGACCCGCAGGCGCTCATGATCCGTGAGTCGCTGCAGCGCTGGGTCGGCGCGGCCGTCACCGGTGAGGTGACGCTGCGGCTGCGGCGCGGCGAGGACTACTCGATCCTCGACACCACGGGCCCGGCGTTCAGCTACCACCCGGACAAGCTGTCCATGGAGCGCACCGAGGACTCGGCGTTCGGTCCCGTGGACCGCATCGGCCAGCTCACCATGCGCAACCTCGACATCGCCGACTCGCGCGCCAAGCTGGAGCAGTACGCCGGGCTCGGGCTGATCGGCACCGCCGGTCCCGCCATCGGTGCCGCCCAGGCGGCCGCGACCGGGCTGATCGGCAGCATGCCGGAGGGCGGCGCCGAGGCCATCGCCTCCCGCGGTGAGGCCGACGACGACGAACTACTGGACCGCGCCGCGATGGAGTCCGGCACGGACTGA
- a CDS encoding glycerol-3-phosphate dehydrogenase/oxidase, with the protein MSPTSSPAHATAPVPGSSLSAARRTRDLARTAGGPAVDVLVVGLGATGAGAALDAAARGLTVAAVDAHDLAFGTSRWSSKLIHGGLRYLASGQLDVAHESAVERGVLMERTAPHLVSAQPFVLPLTPLVSRAQATLAWAGFRAGDGLRLAARTARATLPGPRRLSAVETRNLAPALRTDGLRGGLLSWDGRLTDDARLVTALARTAAAKGARILTRVRALELTGAGARVRDELTGEEGEIRARAVINASGVWAGDLVDGIRIRPSRGTHLVLRAERLGSLPAGMHIPIPGETNRFVLVLPQGDGRVYVGLTDEPVDGPVPDVPEVPETDIGFLLDVLGSVLDVPVHRADVVGAFAGLRPLLDTTPTGSGEQSRTADISRRHAVLTSPDGVVTVVGGKLTTYRRMAEDAVDAAASAGRLHAGPSPTATLPLVGAAAPARLATLPAPRRLVRRYGTEAAAVQALAVRTPHLKDPVLPDHPVTRAELLWAVRHEGALDAADLLDRRTRIGLVTEDRAAALKTAEEVLGEALAGQG; encoded by the coding sequence ATGAGCCCCACCAGCAGCCCGGCCCATGCCACCGCACCCGTCCCCGGTTCGTCGCTGTCCGCCGCCCGCCGCACCCGCGACCTGGCCCGGACCGCGGGCGGACCGGCCGTGGACGTCCTGGTCGTCGGTCTCGGCGCCACCGGCGCCGGAGCCGCCCTCGACGCGGCGGCCCGCGGGCTGACGGTCGCCGCCGTCGACGCCCACGACCTGGCCTTCGGCACTTCGCGCTGGAGCTCGAAACTGATCCACGGAGGCCTGCGCTACCTGGCCTCGGGACAGCTCGACGTGGCCCACGAGAGCGCCGTCGAGCGGGGCGTGCTGATGGAGCGGACCGCACCCCATCTGGTTTCCGCCCAGCCGTTCGTCCTCCCCCTGACCCCGCTGGTCTCACGCGCCCAGGCGACCCTGGCCTGGGCCGGGTTCCGGGCCGGTGACGGCCTGCGCCTGGCGGCCCGCACGGCCCGCGCCACCCTGCCGGGCCCGCGTCGGCTGTCCGCGGTCGAGACGCGCAACCTGGCCCCCGCCCTGCGCACCGACGGCCTGCGCGGAGGCCTGCTGTCCTGGGACGGCAGGCTCACCGACGACGCCCGCCTGGTGACCGCCCTCGCCCGCACCGCGGCCGCCAAGGGCGCCCGGATCCTCACCCGGGTCAGGGCACTGGAGCTGACCGGAGCGGGGGCCCGCGTCCGCGACGAACTCACCGGCGAGGAGGGCGAGATCCGCGCCCGTGCCGTGATCAACGCGTCGGGCGTGTGGGCGGGCGACCTGGTCGACGGCATCCGGATCCGGCCCTCGCGGGGCACCCACCTGGTGCTGCGCGCCGAGCGCCTGGGCTCGCTGCCCGCCGGGATGCACATACCGATCCCCGGCGAGACCAACCGCTTCGTCCTCGTCCTGCCGCAGGGTGACGGCCGGGTGTACGTCGGCCTCACCGACGAACCCGTCGACGGCCCCGTCCCCGATGTGCCGGAGGTCCCGGAGACCGACATCGGCTTCCTGCTCGACGTCCTCGGTTCCGTCCTGGACGTCCCGGTCCACCGTGCCGACGTCGTGGGCGCCTTCGCCGGACTGCGGCCCCTGCTGGACACCACGCCCACGGGCTCCGGCGAGCAGTCCCGCACCGCCGACATCTCCCGGCGGCACGCGGTACTGACGTCCCCGGACGGCGTCGTCACCGTGGTCGGCGGCAAACTCACCACCTACCGGCGCATGGCCGAGGACGCCGTCGACGCCGCCGCCTCCGCCGGCCGTCTGCACGCCGGACCCTCCCCCACGGCCACGCTGCCGCTCGTCGGCGCCGCCGCTCCGGCCCGGCTCGCCACCCTGCCCGCACCCCGGCGCCTGGTCCGCCGCTACGGCACCGAGGCGGCGGCCGTCCAGGCCCTGGCCGTACGGACCCCGCACCTGAAAGACCCCGTCCTGCCCGACCACCCCGTCACCCGCGCCGAGTTGCTCTGGGCCGTACGGCACGAAGGCGCACTCGACGCCGCCGACCTGCTCGATCGACGCACGCGCATCGGCCTGGTCACCGAGGACCGCGCCGCGGCCCTGAAAACCGCCGAAGAAGTCCTCGGCGAAGCCCTGGCGGGGCAGGGCTGA